A stretch of Argiope bruennichi chromosome 10, qqArgBrue1.1, whole genome shotgun sequence DNA encodes these proteins:
- the LOC129989081 gene encoding transmembrane protein 53-A-like, translating into MDDDFEYYITFPVIAEPVINKEPVIILFGWAGCVDRYLAKYSEIYQKKGCTTIRYITSPNVVSPRCIDEKKIHNLAGNVINLLLDMKFDKHPIFFHVFSNGGATVYRYVSELMRKKHPDDFQIKGCIFDSCPAKVRASGFIRATLAMTDGSLVKRYMIAFVALVRAMILGVYSALLSFFTGKINYYLLWNALVEEPNICPQLFLFSKADNVCCWDTIQEFADYRKKKGVDVKVVLFEESEHVKHLVKYRDEYLNHVYSFIDENVESGSPCN; encoded by the exons ATGGATGACGATTTTGAATATTACATTACTTTTCCAGTAATCGCTGAACCTGTAATTAATAAAGAACctgttattattttgtttggaTGGGCCGGTTGTGTTGATagatatttagcaaaatatagtgaaatatatcaaaagaaagg ATGTACTACTATTCGTTATATAACATCTCCTAATGTTGTTTCGCCGAGATGTATTGATGAGAAGAAAATTCACAATCTTGCtggaaatgttataaatttattacttgaTATGAAGTTTGACAAGCATCCTATATTTTTTCATGTGTTCAGTAATGGTGGTGCTACTGTATACAGATACGTTTCagaattaatgagaaaaaaacatCCAGATGATTTTcag atcAAAGGATGCATTTTTGACAGTTGTCCTGCTAAAGTAAGAGCATCCGGTTTTATCCGAGCAACTCTGGCTATGACAGATGGCAGTCTTGTCAAGAGATACATGATTGCCTTTGTAGCCTTAGTGCGTGCCATGATCCTTGGTGTCTATAGTGCACTGCTGAGCTTCTTCACTGGGAAAATCAATTATTACTTGCTGTGGAATGCACTTGTGGAGGAACCCAATATTTGTCCCCAACTGTTTCTCTTCTCAAAAGCGGACAACGTCTGTTGTTGGGACACTATCCAAGAATTTGCTGACTACAGGAAAAAGAAGGGAGTTGATGTTAAGGTAGTTTTGTTTGAAGAATCTGAGCATGTTAAACATTTGGTTAAGTATAGAGATgaatatctgaatcatgtctatAGCTTTATAGATGAAAATGTAGAATCGGGTAGCCCTTGCAATTAA